The following is a genomic window from Armatimonadota bacterium.
CTGCTGAGCTACGTGCACTGGGGCGGGTCGGAGACGTGGCCGACGACTTCCGGGCTGATCTACTCGGTGAGCATTGCCATGGTCGCGTACTTCGGCCTGGAGAGCGTGTGCCAGATGGCGGAGGAGACCAAAGAGCCGGGCAAGACGATGCCGCGCGCGCTGCTGCTGTCGGTCGTGACGGTGCTAGTGATGTACGCGTTCATCCCGCTGGTGGCGTTGAGCGCCATGACGCCGGAGACGCTGAACACGGAATGGCACGAGGACCCGATCGCCGGGATCGCCTATTTCCTGCCGCCGATTGAGATCAGCAGGCCGACCGTCGGGCTGCATATCGCGATCGCGAAGCTGATGCAGCCGTGGGTGGCGGTGCTGGCGGCGACGATCCTGCTCATCGCGTCGAACGCCGGCCTGCTGGCGGTATCGCGGCTGTCGTTCTCGATGGCGCAGCACCGGCAGATACCGGCCGCGTTCGGGCGCGTCCACCGCATATTCCGCACACCGTACATCGCCATCATGGTCTTCGCGGCGATCGCGGGTGCGCTACTGGTTCCGGGGTTCTTCACGCGCTACGTTCTGCTCAAGCTCGGGGAATTGTACACGTTCGGCGCGATGCTGGCGTTCACTCTGGCGCATGCCTCGATCATTGCGCTGCGGGTCAAAGAGCCGGAGGCTGAGCGTCCGTGGCGCGCGGGGCTCAACGTGAGCATCCGCGGGCACCGCATCTCCATCACGGCGATCATCGGCCTCGTCAGCACTCTCACGGTGTGGCTGGTTATCCTATGGACGCGAGACTTCGCGCGGTGGGTGGGGCTGGGCTGGATCGTGCTCGGCGTCATCATGTACTACTTCTACCGGCGCCGAACGGGGCTCGATGTGATTCGCGTCGCCCCGACGCGGACGATGCCGGAGCCGAAGCAACGGCGGATGCGGATACCGCCGGAGGCGACGGCGCGGCTGATCGAGACGATCCTGGTGCCGGTGCAAGATGCCGAGGATGCCGAGGCGAGCCTGCCGTTCGCCTGCCGGCTGGCCCGAGCCCACCAGGCGGATGTCCAAGTGCTGCACGTCGTCGTGGTACCGCGCAGTCTGCCGCTCGATGCGCCGCTCGAAGAGCAGTTGGAGGAGGGCGAGAGGATCTTGTCGACGGCGGAGAACATCGCGGAAGAGAAGTTCGACATGACGGTGCGCACGCATCTGCTGCAAGCGCGCGCCGCGGGCGTGGCGATCGTCGAGCTGGCCCGGGATGTGGACGCCGACGTCATTCTCATGGCGACGGCTCGCGGCTACGTGACCGGCGAGCGCCTGTTCGAGGAGACTGCGGAATACGTGCTGAAGAACGCGGCGTGCCAGGTGTGGACGATGCGGCTTTCGCCGCGAGACTCCGGCTGATGTCCGGGCGCGCCTGATGCGTCGGTGAGGAAATGCCTGCGGGAGGGCGTTGGCCCTCCCGCAGCTTGTCGCGTCCCACCTCCTGCTGGGATCATCTGTGGTGCGGCGCCGCCGCACTCTCGCGCGGCCGTCCGCGGCGCGGCGCCGCGGGGGCCGCAATATGTCTCACCGCACGCGACGCCAGGAAATGGCGGCAAACTGGGCGGGCGCGGAAGAATCGCCAGGCAGGGGGAGCGTCGGTTCCCTGTATTCCACGAGCAAGGTACCCTTGACGTCGATGACGTCGGCCGCCACACCGCCGAGGATGTCGGCGGTACCGTTGCCGAGGAAGCTGGAGGTGAAGTCCATGTTGTGGCAGTAGACGTAGCCCTCGATGCGACAGGTGCCGTTGATGCGCACGTCGCCGGCCGAGACGATGGCCAATTCGTCGTCGTCGACGCTGTTCAGAAGGGCGGACCCATTGATAGCCACGTCGCCGGTGCAGACAATTAT
Proteins encoded in this region:
- a CDS encoding universal stress protein, with product MPLQDRFVMQEHSSQPPDSGKAAVMRPHRVVQPPRPQILRGLRRALGTAGLYAIGYGNVGSSIYYALGITAFYALGATPIALAIAGGLFIFTAATYAEGAAMIPEAGGSSAFARRAFNDLVSFIAGWALILNYMVTTSISAITVVFYLGYFWAPFKDSNVVSTLGGMAVVFALMVLNVIGVRETSRVNVFFCIIDLLTQGLLIIVGMFTLFNLPRLLSYVHWGGSETWPTTSGLIYSVSIAMVAYFGLESVCQMAEETKEPGKTMPRALLLSVVTVLVMYAFIPLVALSAMTPETLNTEWHEDPIAGIAYFLPPIEISRPTVGLHIAIAKLMQPWVAVLAATILLIASNAGLLAVSRLSFSMAQHRQIPAAFGRVHRIFRTPYIAIMVFAAIAGALLVPGFFTRYVLLKLGELYTFGAMLAFTLAHASIIALRVKEPEAERPWRAGLNVSIRGHRISITAIIGLVSTLTVWLVILWTRDFARWVGLGWIVLGVIMYYFYRRRTGLDVIRVAPTRTMPEPKQRRMRIPPEATARLIETILVPVQDAEDAEASLPFACRLARAHQADVQVLHVVVVPRSLPLDAPLEEQLEEGERILSTAENIAEEKFDMTVRTHLLQARAAGVAIVELARDVDADVILMATARGYVTGERLFEETAEYVLKNAACQVWTMRLSPRDSG